Proteins encoded in a region of the Pseudomonas denitrificans (nom. rej.) genome:
- a CDS encoding LysR family transcriptional regulator — MDVLHAMRAFVRVVDAGSFTAAANALGLSTAQVSRVVSDLEAQLEARLLHRTTRRLALTETGERYLLRCREILADVDEAQAEASGAHLNPRGRLRVHSLTGLGQQHLIPLISRYCESFPEVYIELTLAQRQPDILEEGQDVVITRDRELPDSEFVAQTLGTIYSVLCASPEYLKRRGTPTSVADLHQHQCLRLQDPTFPEGWAFEEGNEESVIRPRDTFMVNVAEALTGAAAAGMGICLLPSYVAAPALRRRSLVRVLPRHSLHVRQIYALYPSRRFLDAKIRTWVEFLKAELPRVFEEDEAALNDPVNWA; from the coding sequence ATGGACGTACTTCACGCGATGCGGGCATTCGTCCGGGTGGTGGATGCCGGCAGTTTCACCGCCGCCGCCAACGCCCTGGGGTTATCCACAGCCCAGGTCTCGCGGGTGGTCTCCGACCTCGAAGCCCAGCTCGAAGCGCGCCTGCTGCACCGCACGACAAGACGCCTGGCGCTGACCGAAACCGGTGAGCGCTACCTGCTGCGCTGCCGGGAAATCCTCGCCGATGTCGATGAAGCCCAGGCCGAAGCCAGCGGCGCGCATCTCAATCCCCGTGGCCGCCTGCGTGTGCACTCGCTCACCGGACTGGGCCAGCAGCACCTGATCCCGCTGATCTCGCGCTACTGCGAGTCCTTCCCCGAGGTCTACATCGAGCTGACCCTGGCCCAGCGCCAACCGGACATCCTCGAGGAAGGCCAGGACGTGGTGATCACCCGCGACCGCGAGCTGCCCGACTCCGAGTTCGTCGCCCAGACCCTGGGCACCATCTACAGCGTGCTCTGCGCCAGCCCCGAGTACCTCAAGCGGCGCGGCACCCCGACCAGCGTTGCCGACCTGCACCAGCACCAGTGCCTGCGCCTGCAGGACCCGACCTTCCCCGAAGGCTGGGCCTTCGAGGAGGGCAACGAGGAAAGCGTGATCCGCCCGCGCGACACCTTCATGGTCAACGTCGCCGAGGCGCTGACCGGCGCCGCGGCCGCCGGCATGGGCATCTGCCTGCTGCCCAGCTACGTCGCCGCCCCCGCCCTGCGCCGGCGTTCGCTGGTACGCGTACTGCCCCGGCACAGCCTGCATGTGCGGCAGATCTACGCGCTGTACCCGTCGCGGCGCTTCCTCGACGCGAAGATCCGCACCTGGGTCGAATTCCTCAAGGCGGAGCTGCCGCGGGTCTTCGAGGAAGACGAAGCAGCGCTCAACGATCCCGTCAACTGGGCATAA
- a CDS encoding aldehyde dehydrogenase family protein has translation MRERTQLYIDGAWVAPQGQGMAEVQNPATEEAVGRVPLGGEGDVNRAVDAARRAFPAWSQTPSQVRAGYIRALAEQLKNRADEMAALITAELGMPIQWCRMVQVDGPIEGLESYAAMAAHMDEVREVGNSLVVKEAVGVCAFINPWNYPLHQLIGKLAPALAAGCTVVVKPSQDTPLHAFLLADMIHAIGLPAGVFNLVSGPGSKVGEALARHPDVDMVSFTGSTGAGVKVSEAAAPTVKRVCLELGGKSPFLITADADLATAVRHGVQDVMINSGQTCTALTRMLLPAHRYAEAVEIARAETLALKMGDPLDADSFLGPMCSGGQRRTVLDYIRVGQEEGAQLVCGGAERPAHLERGHYVQPTIFAGVNNQMRIAREEIFGPVLCLIPYADEAEAIAIANDSPFGLSSAVWAGDRADGLRLARQMRAGQCFVNGGAFNYRAPFGGYKQSGNGREWGEQGLHEFVELKAIQL, from the coding sequence ATGCGTGAGCGTACACAGCTCTACATCGATGGCGCCTGGGTGGCGCCGCAGGGGCAGGGCATGGCCGAGGTGCAGAACCCGGCCACCGAGGAAGCTGTCGGCCGCGTGCCGCTGGGTGGCGAAGGCGACGTGAACCGCGCGGTGGACGCCGCGCGCCGGGCCTTCCCGGCGTGGTCGCAGACCCCGTCCCAGGTGCGCGCCGGCTATATCCGCGCGCTTGCCGAGCAACTGAAGAACCGCGCCGACGAAATGGCCGCGCTGATCACCGCCGAGCTGGGCATGCCCATCCAGTGGTGCCGCATGGTGCAGGTCGACGGGCCCATCGAGGGTCTGGAAAGCTACGCCGCGATGGCCGCGCACATGGACGAAGTGCGCGAGGTTGGCAACTCGCTGGTGGTGAAGGAAGCGGTGGGCGTCTGCGCTTTCATCAACCCCTGGAACTACCCGCTGCACCAACTGATCGGCAAGCTCGCCCCGGCCCTCGCCGCCGGCTGCACCGTGGTGGTCAAGCCGAGTCAGGACACTCCGCTGCACGCCTTCCTGCTGGCCGACATGATCCACGCCATCGGCCTGCCGGCCGGCGTGTTCAACCTGGTCAGCGGCCCCGGCTCCAAGGTCGGCGAAGCCCTGGCGCGGCACCCGGATGTGGACATGGTGTCCTTCACCGGCTCCACCGGTGCGGGCGTCAAGGTCTCCGAAGCCGCGGCGCCGACGGTCAAACGCGTGTGCCTGGAGCTGGGCGGCAAGTCGCCCTTCCTGATCACCGCCGATGCTGACCTGGCCACCGCCGTGCGCCACGGCGTGCAGGACGTGATGATCAACTCCGGGCAGACCTGCACCGCGCTGACGCGCATGCTGCTGCCGGCCCATCGCTATGCCGAAGCTGTGGAAATCGCCCGCGCCGAAACCCTCGCGCTGAAGATGGGCGATCCGCTGGATGCCGACAGCTTCCTCGGCCCGATGTGCTCGGGCGGCCAGCGTCGCACCGTGCTCGATTACATCCGCGTCGGCCAGGAAGAGGGCGCGCAGCTGGTCTGTGGCGGCGCCGAGCGTCCGGCTCATCTGGAGCGCGGGCACTATGTGCAGCCGACGATCTTCGCCGGCGTGAACAACCAGATGCGCATCGCCCGCGAAGAAATCTTCGGCCCGGTGCTGTGCCTGATTCCCTACGCCGACGAGGCCGAGGCGATCGCCATCGCCAACGATTCGCCGTTCGGCCTGTCCAGCGCCGTGTGGGCGGGCGACCGCGCAGATGGCCTGCGCCTCGCCCGGCAGATGCGCGCCGGCCAATGCTTCGTCAACGGCGGTGCCTTCAACTACCGGGCGCCGTTCGGTGGCTACAAGCAGTCCGGCAACGGCCGCGAATGGGGTGAGCAGGGACTGCACGAGTTCGTCGAGCTCAAGGCCATCCAGCTTTAA
- a CDS encoding pyridoxal phosphate-dependent aminotransferase produces MRYSNFTQRIAGDGAAAWDIHYRALARMEQGDDILLLSVGDPDFDTPVPIVQSAIDSLLAGNTHYADVRGKRSLREAIARRHTQRSGQAVTSDDVVVLAGAQCALYAVAQCVLNPGDEVIVAEPMYVTYEAVFGACGAKVIPVSVRSEHGFRVQAEDVAALITPRTRALAINSPHNPSGASLPRATWEALAGLCISNDLWMISDEVYSELLFDGEHISPASLPGMAGRTATLNSLSKSHAMTGWRVGWVVGPQELCAHLENLALCMLYGSPDFIQDAACTALEARLPELEAMREAYRQRRDLVLDCLADCVGVRALRPDGGMFVMVDIRATGLSAQDFSDLLLDRHGVSVLAGEAFGPSAAGHIRLGLVLGAEPLREACRRIALCAAELLKEKRYA; encoded by the coding sequence ATGCGCTACTCGAACTTCACCCAACGCATCGCCGGCGACGGCGCCGCCGCCTGGGACATCCACTACCGCGCCCTGGCGCGCATGGAGCAGGGCGACGACATCCTGCTGCTGTCGGTGGGCGACCCGGACTTCGACACGCCGGTGCCCATCGTGCAGTCGGCCATCGACAGCCTGCTGGCCGGCAACACCCACTACGCCGACGTGCGCGGCAAGCGCTCGCTGCGCGAAGCCATCGCCCGCCGCCACACCCAGCGCAGCGGCCAGGCCGTCACCAGTGATGACGTGGTCGTGCTGGCCGGCGCCCAGTGCGCGCTGTATGCCGTGGCGCAGTGCGTGCTCAATCCGGGCGACGAGGTGATCGTCGCCGAGCCGATGTACGTCACCTACGAAGCGGTGTTCGGTGCCTGCGGCGCCAAGGTCATCCCGGTGTCGGTGCGCTCCGAGCACGGCTTCCGCGTGCAGGCCGAGGACGTCGCCGCGCTGATTACCCCGCGCACCCGCGCGCTGGCGATCAACAGCCCGCACAACCCGTCCGGTGCCAGCCTGCCGCGCGCCACCTGGGAAGCGCTGGCCGGGCTGTGCATCAGCAACGACCTGTGGATGATTTCCGACGAGGTCTACAGCGAGCTGCTGTTCGACGGTGAGCACATCAGCCCCGCCAGCCTGCCGGGCATGGCCGGGCGCACCGCGACCCTCAACAGCCTGTCGAAATCCCACGCCATGACCGGCTGGCGCGTGGGCTGGGTGGTCGGTCCGCAGGAGCTCTGCGCGCACCTGGAAAACCTCGCCCTGTGCATGCTCTACGGTTCGCCGGACTTCATCCAGGACGCCGCCTGCACTGCGCTGGAAGCCAGGCTGCCGGAACTGGAAGCCATGCGCGAAGCCTACCGCCAGCGCCGCGACCTGGTGCTCGACTGCCTCGCCGACTGCGTCGGCGTGCGCGCCCTGCGCCCGGACGGCGGCATGTTCGTGATGGTGGATATTCGCGCCACCGGGCTCTCCGCCCAGGACTTCTCCGACCTGCTGCTGGACCGCCACGGCGTCTCCGTGCTGGCCGGCGAAGCCTTCGGCCCCAGCGCCGCCGGGCACATTCGTCTCGGCCTGGTGCTCGGCGCCGAACCGCTGCGCGAAGCCTGCCGCCGCATCGCCCTGTGCGCCGCCGAACTGCTGAAGGAAAAACGCTATGCGTGA
- a CDS encoding acetate--CoA ligase family protein → MKRENLQRLLAPRHLAFIGGRSMARALKRCAEGGFAGQMWLVNPQYDELEGVPCVRSIAELPEGPDAVFVATNRDLTLQAVAELAARDAGGAICYASGFAETGAEGEALQRRLLASAGDMALLGPNCYGLLDYLHGSALWPVAHGGHLVEKGVAVLTQSGNFAYNLSMSDRSLPIAYMASVGNQAQLGVAELMDVLLDEPRVTAIGLHLEGLKNVPGFARAAFKALQKGIPVIALKTGVSEIGAELALSHTSSLAGSDALYDALFDRLGVIRVSGPVSFIETLKAAACGNLPAGPSLAALACSGGDAGLIADYAERNGLSLPKLVDAQRAELAQVLPDYANIANPLDFTTAIWGDGPALDRMLDSALQTPADAALLVLDYPGEDTGERPQCDLLLELYCAALKRHDKVGFIASALPELLPRHARELLHSHGVAALQGVEDGLAAWGRIAHYRQRREALLARGEAALVPLCPQALDSEGRLLDEWQSKQALKPFGLPLPRAALSTPTQAREAAADVGFPLALKVVSAQLPHKTEAGGVALNLRNEAALEAALFDMRENIARHAPGVPFDQVLLERMANPPLAELIVGIKRENGFGLALVLGAGGILVELLKDSRSLLLPTTDAAIRDALLGLRSAPLLTGFRGRPAVNLEALVEAIRAVADYACEHVDNLLELDVNPLLADADGAVAVDALIRTAE, encoded by the coding sequence ATGAAACGCGAAAACCTCCAGCGCCTGCTGGCGCCCCGGCACCTGGCCTTCATTGGCGGACGCAGCATGGCGCGCGCGCTCAAGCGCTGCGCTGAAGGCGGCTTCGCCGGCCAGATGTGGCTGGTCAACCCGCAATACGACGAACTCGAAGGCGTGCCCTGCGTACGCAGTATTGCCGAGCTGCCCGAAGGGCCGGATGCAGTGTTCGTCGCCACCAACCGTGACCTGACCCTGCAGGCCGTCGCCGAACTGGCTGCCAGGGACGCCGGCGGCGCCATCTGCTACGCGTCCGGCTTCGCCGAGACCGGCGCCGAGGGCGAAGCCCTGCAGCGCCGCCTGCTCGCCAGCGCCGGCGACATGGCTCTGCTCGGCCCCAACTGCTACGGCCTGCTCGACTACCTGCACGGCTCCGCGCTGTGGCCGGTGGCCCATGGCGGACACCTGGTGGAGAAGGGCGTGGCGGTGCTGACCCAGAGCGGCAACTTCGCCTACAACCTGTCCATGAGCGACCGCTCGCTGCCCATCGCCTACATGGCCTCGGTGGGCAACCAGGCGCAACTGGGCGTGGCCGAACTGATGGACGTGCTGCTCGACGAGCCGCGCGTCACCGCCATCGGCCTGCACCTGGAAGGCTTGAAGAACGTCCCCGGCTTTGCCCGCGCGGCCTTCAAGGCGCTGCAGAAAGGCATCCCGGTGATCGCCCTGAAGACCGGCGTTTCCGAGATCGGCGCCGAACTCGCGCTCAGCCACACCAGCTCCCTGGCCGGCTCCGACGCGCTGTACGACGCGCTGTTCGACCGCCTCGGGGTGATCCGCGTCAGCGGCCCGGTGAGCTTCATCGAAACCCTCAAGGCGGCCGCCTGCGGCAACCTGCCGGCGGGCCCCAGCCTCGCCGCGCTGGCCTGCTCCGGTGGTGATGCCGGGCTGATCGCCGACTACGCCGAGCGCAACGGCCTGAGCCTGCCCAAGCTGGTCGACGCGCAGCGCGCCGAACTGGCCCAGGTACTGCCTGACTACGCCAACATCGCCAACCCGCTGGACTTCACCACCGCCATCTGGGGCGATGGCCCGGCGCTCGACCGTATGCTCGACAGCGCCCTGCAGACCCCGGCCGATGCCGCCCTGTTGGTGCTGGACTACCCCGGCGAGGATACCGGCGAGCGCCCGCAGTGTGACCTGCTGCTGGAGCTGTACTGCGCGGCATTGAAGCGCCACGACAAGGTCGGCTTCATCGCCTCCGCGCTGCCCGAGCTGCTGCCCAGACATGCCCGCGAACTGCTGCACTCCCACGGCGTCGCCGCGCTGCAAGGCGTGGAAGACGGCCTCGCCGCCTGGGGTCGCATCGCTCACTACCGGCAGCGCCGCGAAGCGCTGCTGGCCCGTGGCGAAGCCGCGCTGGTACCGCTCTGCCCGCAGGCGCTGGACAGCGAAGGCCGGTTGCTGGACGAGTGGCAATCCAAGCAGGCGCTGAAACCCTTCGGCCTGCCGCTGCCGCGCGCCGCCCTGAGCACGCCGACCCAGGCCCGCGAAGCGGCCGCCGATGTCGGCTTCCCGCTGGCCTTGAAAGTGGTCAGCGCGCAGCTGCCGCACAAGACCGAGGCCGGCGGCGTGGCACTCAACCTGCGCAACGAGGCGGCGCTGGAAGCCGCGCTGTTCGACATGCGCGAGAACATCGCCCGCCACGCCCCCGGCGTGCCCTTCGACCAGGTGCTGCTGGAGCGCATGGCCAATCCGCCACTGGCCGAGCTGATCGTCGGCATCAAGCGCGAGAACGGCTTCGGCCTGGCGCTGGTGCTGGGTGCCGGCGGCATCCTCGTCGAGCTGCTCAAGGACAGCCGCAGCCTGCTGCTGCCGACCACCGACGCGGCGATCCGCGACGCCCTGCTGGGCCTGCGCAGCGCGCCGCTGCTCACCGGCTTCCGCGGTCGCCCGGCGGTGAACCTGGAGGCGCTGGTGGAGGCCATACGCGCCGTTGCCGACTACGCCTGCGAGCACGTGGACAACCTGCTGGAACTGGACGTGAACCCGCTGCTGGCGGACGCCGATGGCGCCGTGGCGGTGGATGCGCTGATCCGCACCGCTGAGTGA
- a CDS encoding 5-guanidino-2-oxopentanoate decarboxylase: MQNDKTLTGGQALVRLLANYGVDTVFGIPGVHTLELYRGLPGSGIRHVLTRHEQGAGFMADGYARVSGKPGVAFIITGPGVTNAATAIGQAYADSIPMLVISSVNHTASLGKGWGCLHETQDQRAMTAPITAFSAVALSAEDLPELIARAYAVFDSERPRPVHISVPLDVLANPVARDWTHEVVRRAGRGQPSSEALKQAVDKLQAAKRPMIIAGGGALHAADALAALSERLAAPLFTSVAGKGLLAPEAPLAAGATLCTQAGWDMIAEADVVLAIGTEMADTDFWRDRLPVTGEVIRVDVDSRKFNDFYPSAVALLGDSKATAEALLAALPSASRDAAKAQSRIAELRAQIDGGHAPLQLIHKSILERIAKVLPDNAFIASDMTQLAYTANYLYPSKAPRGWLHPTGYGTLGYGVPAGIGAKFGAPERPGLVLVGDGGFLYTAQELATATEELDSPLVVLLWNNDALGQIRDDMIGLDIEPIGVLPRNPDFALLGRAYGCEMRQPQSLDELERDLRTGFAHPGVTLIELKHACAQ; the protein is encoded by the coding sequence ATGCAAAACGACAAGACCCTCACCGGCGGCCAGGCCCTGGTACGCCTGCTGGCCAACTACGGCGTCGACACCGTGTTCGGCATTCCCGGTGTGCACACTCTGGAGCTGTACCGTGGCCTGCCCGGCAGCGGCATCCGTCATGTGCTGACCCGCCATGAACAGGGCGCCGGCTTCATGGCCGACGGCTATGCGCGCGTCAGCGGAAAGCCGGGTGTGGCCTTCATCATCACCGGCCCGGGGGTGACCAACGCCGCCACCGCCATCGGCCAGGCCTACGCCGACTCGATCCCGATGCTGGTGATTTCCAGCGTCAACCACACCGCCAGCCTGGGCAAGGGCTGGGGCTGCCTGCACGAGACCCAGGACCAGCGCGCCATGACCGCGCCGATCACCGCTTTTTCCGCCGTCGCCCTGAGCGCCGAAGACCTGCCCGAGCTGATCGCCCGCGCCTACGCCGTGTTCGACAGCGAGCGTCCGCGCCCGGTGCACATCTCCGTGCCGCTGGATGTGCTGGCCAACCCGGTCGCCCGCGACTGGACCCACGAAGTGGTGCGCCGCGCCGGCCGTGGCCAGCCCAGCAGCGAAGCGCTCAAGCAGGCTGTGGATAAGCTCCAGGCTGCAAAGCGCCCGATGATCATCGCCGGCGGCGGTGCGCTGCATGCCGCCGATGCCCTGGCCGCGCTCAGCGAGCGCCTGGCCGCGCCGCTGTTCACCAGCGTCGCCGGCAAGGGCCTGCTGGCACCGGAAGCGCCGCTCGCCGCGGGTGCGACCCTGTGCACCCAGGCCGGTTGGGACATGATCGCCGAGGCCGACGTGGTCCTGGCCATCGGCACCGAAATGGCCGACACCGACTTCTGGCGCGACCGCCTGCCGGTCACCGGCGAGGTGATCCGCGTCGACGTCGATTCGCGCAAGTTCAACGACTTCTACCCGAGCGCTGTGGCGCTGCTGGGCGATTCGAAGGCCACCGCCGAGGCGCTGCTCGCCGCGCTGCCGAGCGCGAGCCGGGATGCGGCGAAAGCGCAGTCGCGCATCGCCGAACTGCGTGCGCAGATCGACGGCGGCCACGCGCCGCTGCAACTTATCCACAAGTCGATCCTGGAACGCATCGCCAAGGTCCTGCCGGACAACGCCTTCATCGCCAGCGACATGACCCAGCTGGCCTACACCGCCAACTACCTCTACCCGAGCAAGGCACCGCGCGGCTGGCTGCACCCCACCGGCTACGGCACCCTCGGCTACGGCGTGCCTGCCGGTATCGGCGCCAAGTTCGGCGCGCCTGAGCGTCCCGGCCTGGTGCTGGTCGGCGACGGCGGCTTCCTCTACACCGCGCAGGAACTGGCCACCGCCACCGAGGAGCTGGACAGCCCGCTGGTGGTGCTGCTGTGGAACAACGATGCGCTGGGGCAGATCCGCGACGACATGATCGGCCTGGACATCGAGCCCATCGGCGTCCTGCCACGCAACCCGGACTTCGCCCTGCTCGGCCGCGCCTACGGTTGCGAGATGCGCCAGCCGCAGAGCCTGGACGAACTGGAGCGCGACCTGCGCACCGGCTTCGCCCATCCGGGCGTCACCCTGATCGAGCTGAAACACGCCTGCGCCCAGTAG
- a CDS encoding NAD(P)H-dependent oxidoreductase, protein MNVLIVHAHNEPQSFSTALYQLAEETLRGQGHEVQVSDLYAMNWNPVASAADFGARANPEYLVYALEQREGAKARTIAADIQAELDKLLWADLVIFNFPIYWFSAPAILKGWFDRVLVSGICYGGKRFYDQGGLAGKKALVSVTLGGRDHMFGDGAIHGPLEDMLRPILRGTLAYTGMSVLPPFVAWHVPYISNEARQDFLRQYQDRLQNLENDQPLEFVRLEQFDERLYPLPR, encoded by the coding sequence ATGAACGTACTGATCGTCCACGCCCACAACGAACCGCAATCCTTCAGCACCGCGCTGTACCAGCTCGCCGAGGAAACCCTGCGCGGCCAGGGCCACGAGGTGCAGGTCTCCGACCTGTACGCGATGAACTGGAACCCGGTGGCCAGCGCCGCCGACTTCGGCGCCCGCGCCAACCCCGAGTATCTGGTCTATGCGCTGGAACAGCGCGAAGGCGCCAAGGCCAGGACCATCGCCGCCGACATCCAGGCCGAGCTGGACAAGCTGCTCTGGGCCGATCTGGTGATCTTCAACTTCCCGATCTACTGGTTCTCTGCGCCGGCCATCCTCAAGGGCTGGTTCGACCGCGTGCTGGTCTCGGGCATCTGCTACGGCGGCAAGCGCTTCTACGATCAGGGCGGCCTGGCCGGCAAGAAGGCGCTGGTGAGCGTGACCCTCGGCGGGCGCGACCACATGTTCGGCGACGGCGCCATCCACGGCCCGCTGGAAGACATGCTGCGGCCGATCCTGCGCGGCACCCTGGCCTACACCGGCATGAGCGTGCTGCCGCCCTTCGTGGCCTGGCACGTGCCCTACATCAGCAACGAGGCGCGCCAGGACTTCCTGCGCCAGTACCAGGATCGCCTGCAGAACCTGGAGAACGACCAGCCGCTGGAATTCGTGCGCCTGGAGCAGTTCGACGAGCGTCTGTACCCGCTGCCGCGCTGA
- a CDS encoding acyl-CoA dehydrogenase family protein has product MDFQLTQEQEMLVEAVKAFVEKELLPYEEEVDRADAVSPELAAKIRGKALAAGFYAFNMPEEVGGGGLDYLSQALVERELSKVSWALHVFVARPSKILMACKGEQIQDYLLPVVQGEKIDCFALTEPGAGSDANSIKTRAVRDGEDFVINGSKHFISHAGHADFAIVFAVTDTFERNGKKRNAVTAFLVDKGTAGMTVRRGPKCVSNKGYHTYEIFFDDCRVPASKVLGEVDKGWEVANAWLTAGRVMVAANCVGQAQRALDLALQWSADRKQFGAAIGSYQGISFKLADMATQIRAAELMTLHTAWKMDRGSMTDGEAGMAKLFASEVLGKVADETVQIFGGMGLMDEGPVERIWRNARIERIWEGTSEIQRHIISRELLRPLLR; this is encoded by the coding sequence ATGGACTTCCAACTGACCCAGGAACAGGAAATGCTCGTCGAGGCGGTCAAGGCTTTCGTCGAGAAAGAGCTGCTGCCCTACGAGGAAGAAGTGGACCGCGCCGACGCGGTGTCCCCGGAACTGGCCGCGAAGATTCGCGGCAAGGCCCTGGCGGCAGGCTTCTACGCCTTCAACATGCCCGAGGAAGTCGGCGGTGGCGGCCTGGACTACCTGTCCCAGGCGCTGGTCGAGCGCGAGCTGTCCAAGGTGTCCTGGGCGCTGCACGTGTTCGTCGCGCGGCCCTCGAAGATCCTCATGGCGTGCAAGGGCGAGCAGATCCAGGACTACCTGCTGCCGGTGGTACAGGGCGAGAAGATCGACTGCTTCGCCCTCACTGAACCGGGCGCCGGCTCCGACGCCAACTCGATCAAGACCCGCGCCGTGCGTGATGGCGAGGACTTCGTGATCAACGGCTCCAAGCACTTCATCAGCCATGCCGGCCACGCCGACTTCGCCATCGTCTTCGCGGTCACCGACACCTTCGAGCGCAACGGCAAGAAGCGCAACGCCGTGACCGCCTTCCTGGTGGACAAGGGCACCGCCGGCATGACCGTGCGCCGTGGCCCGAAATGCGTGAGCAACAAGGGTTACCACACCTACGAGATTTTCTTCGACGACTGCCGCGTGCCGGCTTCCAAGGTCCTCGGCGAAGTCGACAAGGGCTGGGAAGTGGCCAACGCCTGGCTCACCGCCGGCCGCGTGATGGTCGCCGCCAACTGCGTCGGCCAGGCCCAGCGCGCGCTGGACCTGGCGCTGCAGTGGTCGGCCGACCGCAAGCAGTTCGGCGCCGCCATCGGCAGCTACCAGGGCATCTCCTTCAAGCTCGCCGACATGGCCACGCAGATTCGCGCCGCCGAGCTGATGACCCTGCACACCGCCTGGAAGATGGACCGCGGCAGCATGACCGACGGCGAGGCCGGCATGGCCAAGCTGTTCGCCAGCGAGGTGCTGGGCAAGGTCGCCGACGAGACCGTGCAGATCTTTGGCGGCATGGGCCTGATGGACGAAGGTCCGGTGGAACGCATCTGGCGCAATGCGCGCATCGAGCGCATCTGGGAAGGCACCTCGGAAATCCAGCGCCACATCATTTCCCGCGAACTGCTGCGTCCGCTGCTGCGTTGA
- a CDS encoding sigma-54-dependent transcriptional regulator, protein MSETILFVDDEAAIRDAVQQWLQLSGFEVRLCSSADECLKSVSRELPGVVISDVRMPGTDGLALLERLQQIDRDLPVIMVTGHGDVPMAVQAMRQGAYDFIEKPFTPERLLDSLRRALEKRRLVQENRQLREQAALKDQIESRLLGVSRPMETLRRQIMALAGTPVNVLIRGDTGSGKELVARCLHDFGPRAGKPFVALNCAAIPEQLFETELFGHESGAFTGAQGKRIGKLEHSNGGSLFLDEIESMPLAQQVKLLRVLQEQQLERLGSNQSIKVDLRVIAATKPDLLEEARAGRFREDLVYRLNVAELRLPPLRERREDIPLLFEHYALLASEKFGREAAPLSASELARLLAHDWPGNVRELANAAERHVLGLDRAELPIEPAGNGLFERMEAYEAQCIRQALGQCKGDIKAVMELLGLPRRTLNEKMQRHGLSRGDYLGED, encoded by the coding sequence ATGAGCGAGACCATCCTCTTCGTCGACGACGAAGCCGCCATCCGCGACGCCGTGCAGCAGTGGCTGCAACTTTCCGGCTTCGAAGTGCGCCTGTGCAGCAGCGCCGACGAGTGCCTGAAAAGCGTCTCCCGCGAGCTGCCCGGCGTGGTCATCAGCGATGTGCGCATGCCCGGTACCGACGGCCTGGCCCTGCTCGAGCGCCTGCAGCAGATCGACCGCGACCTGCCGGTGATCATGGTCACCGGCCACGGCGACGTGCCCATGGCGGTGCAGGCGATGCGCCAGGGCGCCTACGACTTCATCGAGAAGCCCTTCACCCCCGAACGCCTGCTCGACAGCCTGCGCCGCGCCCTTGAGAAACGCCGGCTGGTGCAGGAGAACCGCCAGCTGCGCGAACAGGCAGCGCTCAAGGACCAGATCGAATCGCGCCTGCTCGGCGTCTCGCGTCCCATGGAAACCCTGCGCCGGCAGATCATGGCGCTGGCCGGTACGCCGGTGAATGTGCTGATCCGCGGCGATACCGGCAGCGGCAAGGAGCTGGTCGCGCGCTGCCTGCACGACTTCGGCCCACGCGCCGGCAAGCCCTTCGTCGCGCTGAACTGCGCGGCGATTCCCGAGCAGTTGTTCGAGACCGAACTGTTCGGCCACGAAAGCGGCGCCTTCACTGGCGCCCAGGGAAAACGCATCGGCAAGCTGGAGCACTCCAACGGCGGCAGCCTGTTCCTCGACGAGATCGAGAGCATGCCGCTGGCCCAGCAGGTGAAGCTGCTGCGCGTGCTGCAGGAACAGCAACTGGAGCGCCTGGGCTCGAACCAGAGCATCAAGGTGGACCTGCGGGTGATCGCCGCGACCAAGCCTGACCTGCTCGAGGAAGCCCGCGCCGGGCGTTTCCGCGAGGACCTGGTGTACCGCCTGAACGTCGCCGAGCTGCGCCTGCCGCCGCTGCGCGAACGCCGCGAGGACATCCCGCTGCTGTTCGAGCACTACGCGCTGCTGGCCAGCGAGAAATTCGGCCGCGAAGCCGCGCCGCTCTCCGCCAGCGAACTGGCGCGCCTGCTCGCCCACGACTGGCCGGGCAACGTACGCGAACTGGCTAACGCCGCCGAACGCCACGTGCTCGGCCTGGACCGCGCCGAGCTGCCGATCGAGCCCGCCGGCAATGGCCTGTTCGAACGCATGGAAGCCTACGAGGCGCAGTGCATCCGCCAGGCGCTGGGCCAGTGCAAGGGCGACATCAAGGCGGTGATGGAACTGCTCGGCCTGCCGCGCCGCACCCTCAACGAGAAGATGCAGCGCCACGGGCTGAGCCGCGGGGATTATTTGGGCGAGGATTGA